One Onychostoma macrolepis isolate SWU-2019 chromosome 15, ASM1243209v1, whole genome shotgun sequence DNA segment encodes these proteins:
- the hip1 gene encoding huntingtin-interacting protein 1 isoform X2: MDSNKMAVSINKAINTQEIAVKEKHARTCILGTHHEKGAHTFWLAVNRLPLSSNAVLCWKFCHVFHKLLRDGHPNVIKDSMRHKADLNDMSRMWGHLSEGYGKLCSIYLKLLITKMEFHIKNPRFPGNLQMSNRQLDEAGENDVNNFFQLTVEMFDYLECELNLFLGVFSSLDMSRSVSVTAAGQCRLAPLIQVILDSSHLYDYTVKLLFKLHSCLPADTLQGHRDRFQEQFKKLKSLFYRSSNLQYFKRLIQIPQLPENPPNFLRASALSEHISPVVVIPVESSSPESEHVLETEDLVDTDIPPLPCTVDTKFDDLFGTSAATDPFNFNSQNGMRKDEKDRLIEQLTAELQALKEELESFRLESGRLCQALRGRVNELEAELAEQTHLKQQALGESEFLRVELDDLRRVKEDTEKEQRSVSEIERKAQANEQRYTKLKEKYTELVQSHADLLRKNAEVTRQMTVARAAQDEVDNVKKEMQDRLKAAQDTASQQEKTQLEQLQALQAELMSSRSELETLKSTITSSQQSNEQLGTQLSALEAEKTGLMETVSQKEAELASLGVELERVQSSLTNERESGVKSAEALQNQLNEKESREQALESELVSLRWAALRAALEEAGRIVQDSLNQLDDPAHISCTSSADYLVSRCQVALDCVERLQSARNGFVSDNTDVSGLVRAVTQFAHLVGDVIVQGSATSHMVPVEQADALADNVKACGAEALALLCQLKEQESMGTADCCRLRAALDTVMALGEKLRPRGLELQQGELGDLVEQEMASTSAAVESAAARIEEMLNKSRAVDTGIKMEVNERILASCTDLMQAIKVLVLSSKDLQRDIVESGRGAASMKEFYAKNSRWTEGLISASKAVGWGATMLVDAADQVVQGKGKFEELMVCSHEIAASTAQLVAASKVKADKDSPNLSRLQQASKGVTQATAGVVASTKSGKSQIEDKETMDFSAMTLTQIKRQEMDAQVLVLELETRLQKERERLGELRKKHYELAGVAEGWGGEEVGTG, translated from the exons GCAGTGAGCATCAACAAAGCCATCAACACACAGGAGATTGCTGTCAAAGAGAAGCATGCCAGGA CGTGCATATTGGGCACGCATCATGAGAAGGGGGCTCACACATTCTGGCTTGCTGTCAACCGCCTGCCCCTTTCCAGCAATGCTGTGCTCTGTTGGAAATTTTGCCACGTCTTCCACAAGCTGCTGAGGGACGGCCATCCAAAT GTCATTAAGGACTCCATGCGGCACAAGGCTGACCTGAACGACATGAGCAGGATGTGG GGTCATCTGAGTGAAGGCTACGGCAAGTTGTGCAGCATCTACCTCAAACTGCTCATCACCAAAATGGAGTTTCACATCAAA AATCCTCGTTTCCCAGGCAACCTTCAGATGTCAAACAGACAGCTTGATGAGGCGGGTGAGAACGACGTCAATAATTT CTTTCAGTTGACGGTGGAGATGTTTGATTACTTGGAATGTGAGCTGAACCTTTTCTTAGGCG TGTTCAGCTCGTTGGATATGTCTCGCTCCGTGTCGGTGACGGCAGCCGGTCAGTGTCGTCTGGCCCCTCTTATCCAGGTCATTCTGGACTCTAGTCATTTGTATGACTACACCGTTAAACTGCTCTTCAAACTCCACTCCT GTCTGCCAGCAGATACTCTGCAGGGCCACAGGGATCGCTTCCAGGAGCAGTTTAAGAA GCTGAAGAGTCTGTTCTATCGCTCCAGTAACCTGCAGTATTTCAAGAGACTGATTCAGATCCCACAACTTCCTGAG AATCCGCCAAACTTCCTGCGGGCATCAGCTCTCTCCGAGCACATCAGTCCAGTGGTGGTGATTCCGGTGGAGTCTTCGTCCCCTGAGAGCGAACATGTTCTAGAGACAGAAGACCTGGTGGACACGGACATCCCACCTTTACCg TGCACTGTGGACACCAAATTCGACGACCTCTTTGGCACCTCAGCTGCTACAGACCCGTTCAACTTCAACAGTCAGAACGGCATGCGTAAAGATGAGAA AGACCGTTTGATTGAGCAGCTCACAGCAGAGCTACAGGCCCTGAAAGAGGAGCTGGAGTCCTTCAGATTGGAG AGTGGCCGTCTTTGTCAAGCACTGCGGGGGCGTGTGAATGAGCTGGAGGCGGAGCTTGCGGAGCAGACTCACCTGAAGCAGCAGGCATTGGGTGAGAGCGAGTTCCTGAGGGTGGAGCTAGACGACCTGCGCAGAGTCAAAGAGGACACCGAGAAAGAGCAGCGCAGCGTGAGCGAAATCGAGA GAAAAGCACAAGCTAATGAGCAACGCTACACCAAGTTAAAGGAAAAATACACGGAGCTGGTCCAGAGCCACGCTGACCTGCTGAGGAAG aatgCCGAGGTGACGCGTCAGATGACGGTGGCCCGTGCCGCCCAGGATGAGGTGGACAATGTGAAAAAAGAGATGCAGGACAGATTGAAAGCCGCTCAGGATACTGCCAGTCAGCAG GAGAAGACTCAGTTAGAGCAGCTTCAAGCTCTACAAGCCGAGCTCATGTCCAGCAGATCTGAGCTAGAGACCCTGAAGAGTACCATCACCTCCTCCCAACAG TCAAACGAGCAGCTCGGTACTCAGCTGTCTGCTCTGGAGGCTGAGAAGACGGGACTTATGGAGACTGTATCTCAGAAGGAGGCGGAGCTAGCCAGTTTGGGGGTGGAGTTAGAGCGTGTGCAAAGCAGTCTGACCAATGAGAGGGAGAGTGGTGTGAAATCTGCTGAGGCCCTGCAAAACCAACTCAATGAGAAG GAGAGTCGTGAGCAGGCTCTGGAGAGCGAGCTGGTCTCTCTGCGCTGGGCGGCTCTGCGGGCAGCACTAGAGGAGGCGGGGAGGATCGTACAGGACAGCTTGAATCAGCTAGACGACCCCGCGCACATCAGCTGCACCAGTTCAGCTG ATTACCTGGTGTCCAGGTGCCAGGTGGCTCTGGACTGCGTGGAGAGACTGCAGTCGGCCAGAAACGGCTTTGTATCAGATAACACAG ATGTGTCTGGACTGGTGCGGGCAGTGACTCAGTTCGCTCACCTGGTGGGCGATGTCATCGTGCAGGGCAGCGCCACCTCCCATATGGTGCCGGTGGAGCAAGCTGACG CATTGGCAGACAACGTGAAGGCGTGTGGCGCAGAGGCCCTGGCGTTGCTCTGCCAGCTCAAGGAGCAGGAGTCTATGGGGACGGCAGATTGCTGCCGGCTGAGGGCGGCACTGGATACCGTGATGGCCTTGGGCGAG AAGTTGCGTCCTCGGGGTCTAGAACTGCAGCAAGGGGAGCTGGGAGATCTGGTGGAGCAGGAGATGGCATCCACATCGGCAGCTGTGGAGTCAGCCGCCGCCAGGATTGAG GAAATGCTCAATAAGTCCAGGGCGGTTGACACTGGAATCAAAATGGAAGTCAATGAAAG GATCTTGGCGTCCTGCACAGATCTCATGCAGGCCATCAAAGTGCTGGTGCTGTCCTCCAAAGACCTGCAGAGGGACATCGTGGAGAGCGGCAGG GGGGCCGCATCTATGAAGGAGTTCTATGCCAAGAATTCCCGATGGACGGAAGGTCTCATTTCCGCCTCCAAGGCCGTGGGCTGGGGTGCCACCATGTTGGT tGATGCAGCTGATCAGGTGGTGCAAGGCAAGGGCAAGTTTGAGGAGCTGATGGTGTGCTCACATGAGATCGCCGCCAGCACGGCTCAGCTGGTCGCAGCTTCTAAG GTAAAAGCTGACAAGGACAGTCCAAACCTTTCCCGTCTCCAGCAGGCTTCCAAAGGGGTCACCCAGGCCACAGCGGGGGTCGTGGCATCAACCAAGTCCGGCAAATCTCAGATCGAGGACAAAG
- the hip1 gene encoding huntingtin-interacting protein 1 isoform X1, protein MDRVKSSMQQVPNPIPKVLSRRAGGANSLEVEKENFERSQAVSINKAINTQEIAVKEKHARTCILGTHHEKGAHTFWLAVNRLPLSSNAVLCWKFCHVFHKLLRDGHPNVIKDSMRHKADLNDMSRMWGHLSEGYGKLCSIYLKLLITKMEFHIKNPRFPGNLQMSNRQLDEAGENDVNNFFQLTVEMFDYLECELNLFLGVFSSLDMSRSVSVTAAGQCRLAPLIQVILDSSHLYDYTVKLLFKLHSCLPADTLQGHRDRFQEQFKKLKSLFYRSSNLQYFKRLIQIPQLPENPPNFLRASALSEHISPVVVIPVESSSPESEHVLETEDLVDTDIPPLPCTVDTKFDDLFGTSAATDPFNFNSQNGMRKDEKDRLIEQLTAELQALKEELESFRLESGRLCQALRGRVNELEAELAEQTHLKQQALGESEFLRVELDDLRRVKEDTEKEQRSVSEIERKAQANEQRYTKLKEKYTELVQSHADLLRKNAEVTRQMTVARAAQDEVDNVKKEMQDRLKAAQDTASQQEKTQLEQLQALQAELMSSRSELETLKSTITSSQQSNEQLGTQLSALEAEKTGLMETVSQKEAELASLGVELERVQSSLTNERESGVKSAEALQNQLNEKESREQALESELVSLRWAALRAALEEAGRIVQDSLNQLDDPAHISCTSSADYLVSRCQVALDCVERLQSARNGFVSDNTDVSGLVRAVTQFAHLVGDVIVQGSATSHMVPVEQADALADNVKACGAEALALLCQLKEQESMGTADCCRLRAALDTVMALGEKLRPRGLELQQGELGDLVEQEMASTSAAVESAAARIEEMLNKSRAVDTGIKMEVNERILASCTDLMQAIKVLVLSSKDLQRDIVESGRGAASMKEFYAKNSRWTEGLISASKAVGWGATMLVDAADQVVQGKGKFEELMVCSHEIAASTAQLVAASKVKADKDSPNLSRLQQASKGVTQATAGVVASTKSGKSQIEDKETMDFSAMTLTQIKRQEMDAQVLVLELETRLQKERERLGELRKKHYELAGVAEGWGGEEVGTG, encoded by the exons GCAGTGAGCATCAACAAAGCCATCAACACACAGGAGATTGCTGTCAAAGAGAAGCATGCCAGGA CGTGCATATTGGGCACGCATCATGAGAAGGGGGCTCACACATTCTGGCTTGCTGTCAACCGCCTGCCCCTTTCCAGCAATGCTGTGCTCTGTTGGAAATTTTGCCACGTCTTCCACAAGCTGCTGAGGGACGGCCATCCAAAT GTCATTAAGGACTCCATGCGGCACAAGGCTGACCTGAACGACATGAGCAGGATGTGG GGTCATCTGAGTGAAGGCTACGGCAAGTTGTGCAGCATCTACCTCAAACTGCTCATCACCAAAATGGAGTTTCACATCAAA AATCCTCGTTTCCCAGGCAACCTTCAGATGTCAAACAGACAGCTTGATGAGGCGGGTGAGAACGACGTCAATAATTT CTTTCAGTTGACGGTGGAGATGTTTGATTACTTGGAATGTGAGCTGAACCTTTTCTTAGGCG TGTTCAGCTCGTTGGATATGTCTCGCTCCGTGTCGGTGACGGCAGCCGGTCAGTGTCGTCTGGCCCCTCTTATCCAGGTCATTCTGGACTCTAGTCATTTGTATGACTACACCGTTAAACTGCTCTTCAAACTCCACTCCT GTCTGCCAGCAGATACTCTGCAGGGCCACAGGGATCGCTTCCAGGAGCAGTTTAAGAA GCTGAAGAGTCTGTTCTATCGCTCCAGTAACCTGCAGTATTTCAAGAGACTGATTCAGATCCCACAACTTCCTGAG AATCCGCCAAACTTCCTGCGGGCATCAGCTCTCTCCGAGCACATCAGTCCAGTGGTGGTGATTCCGGTGGAGTCTTCGTCCCCTGAGAGCGAACATGTTCTAGAGACAGAAGACCTGGTGGACACGGACATCCCACCTTTACCg TGCACTGTGGACACCAAATTCGACGACCTCTTTGGCACCTCAGCTGCTACAGACCCGTTCAACTTCAACAGTCAGAACGGCATGCGTAAAGATGAGAA AGACCGTTTGATTGAGCAGCTCACAGCAGAGCTACAGGCCCTGAAAGAGGAGCTGGAGTCCTTCAGATTGGAG AGTGGCCGTCTTTGTCAAGCACTGCGGGGGCGTGTGAATGAGCTGGAGGCGGAGCTTGCGGAGCAGACTCACCTGAAGCAGCAGGCATTGGGTGAGAGCGAGTTCCTGAGGGTGGAGCTAGACGACCTGCGCAGAGTCAAAGAGGACACCGAGAAAGAGCAGCGCAGCGTGAGCGAAATCGAGA GAAAAGCACAAGCTAATGAGCAACGCTACACCAAGTTAAAGGAAAAATACACGGAGCTGGTCCAGAGCCACGCTGACCTGCTGAGGAAG aatgCCGAGGTGACGCGTCAGATGACGGTGGCCCGTGCCGCCCAGGATGAGGTGGACAATGTGAAAAAAGAGATGCAGGACAGATTGAAAGCCGCTCAGGATACTGCCAGTCAGCAG GAGAAGACTCAGTTAGAGCAGCTTCAAGCTCTACAAGCCGAGCTCATGTCCAGCAGATCTGAGCTAGAGACCCTGAAGAGTACCATCACCTCCTCCCAACAG TCAAACGAGCAGCTCGGTACTCAGCTGTCTGCTCTGGAGGCTGAGAAGACGGGACTTATGGAGACTGTATCTCAGAAGGAGGCGGAGCTAGCCAGTTTGGGGGTGGAGTTAGAGCGTGTGCAAAGCAGTCTGACCAATGAGAGGGAGAGTGGTGTGAAATCTGCTGAGGCCCTGCAAAACCAACTCAATGAGAAG GAGAGTCGTGAGCAGGCTCTGGAGAGCGAGCTGGTCTCTCTGCGCTGGGCGGCTCTGCGGGCAGCACTAGAGGAGGCGGGGAGGATCGTACAGGACAGCTTGAATCAGCTAGACGACCCCGCGCACATCAGCTGCACCAGTTCAGCTG ATTACCTGGTGTCCAGGTGCCAGGTGGCTCTGGACTGCGTGGAGAGACTGCAGTCGGCCAGAAACGGCTTTGTATCAGATAACACAG ATGTGTCTGGACTGGTGCGGGCAGTGACTCAGTTCGCTCACCTGGTGGGCGATGTCATCGTGCAGGGCAGCGCCACCTCCCATATGGTGCCGGTGGAGCAAGCTGACG CATTGGCAGACAACGTGAAGGCGTGTGGCGCAGAGGCCCTGGCGTTGCTCTGCCAGCTCAAGGAGCAGGAGTCTATGGGGACGGCAGATTGCTGCCGGCTGAGGGCGGCACTGGATACCGTGATGGCCTTGGGCGAG AAGTTGCGTCCTCGGGGTCTAGAACTGCAGCAAGGGGAGCTGGGAGATCTGGTGGAGCAGGAGATGGCATCCACATCGGCAGCTGTGGAGTCAGCCGCCGCCAGGATTGAG GAAATGCTCAATAAGTCCAGGGCGGTTGACACTGGAATCAAAATGGAAGTCAATGAAAG GATCTTGGCGTCCTGCACAGATCTCATGCAGGCCATCAAAGTGCTGGTGCTGTCCTCCAAAGACCTGCAGAGGGACATCGTGGAGAGCGGCAGG GGGGCCGCATCTATGAAGGAGTTCTATGCCAAGAATTCCCGATGGACGGAAGGTCTCATTTCCGCCTCCAAGGCCGTGGGCTGGGGTGCCACCATGTTGGT tGATGCAGCTGATCAGGTGGTGCAAGGCAAGGGCAAGTTTGAGGAGCTGATGGTGTGCTCACATGAGATCGCCGCCAGCACGGCTCAGCTGGTCGCAGCTTCTAAG GTAAAAGCTGACAAGGACAGTCCAAACCTTTCCCGTCTCCAGCAGGCTTCCAAAGGGGTCACCCAGGCCACAGCGGGGGTCGTGGCATCAACCAAGTCCGGCAAATCTCAGATCGAGGACAAAG